The Pseudomonadota bacterium genomic sequence CGCCCTCGCCCTGCTGCTCGCCGCCACCACAAGCTCCTGCTTCGGCGGCCCGAGCGAGCCACCGAGCGAGGCCATCCACTACCACACCGACCACCTCGGCAGCGTCGCCCTCATCACAAGCCCCCAGGGAAAGCTCCTCGCAACCCACCACTACCAACCCTTCGGCCAAACCCTAACCGCCTCCAGCGACCCCTACGGCTTCAGCCACAAAGAACACGACCCGCAGACAGCCCTAAGCCACTTCGGCGCCCGAGACTACGACCCCCTGCTCGCCAGGTGGATGACCCCCGACCCGATCCTCGACAGCTACCTGCGCGGCCAGCCCAACGGGGGCGTGTACAACCCCAGGAATCTCGGATTGTACACCTACAGCTACAACAGCCCGATCACGCTGACCGATCCCGACGGGCAGGCACCCCACATCGCCTTTGGGGCAGGAGCAGGCGGTCTCATGGGTGGAGGTGTGGAGCTGTTTCGTCAGCTCATGTCCGAGGGACGGGTCGACGGCCGCAGGCTGCTGGCAGCCGCCGCCGCGGGAGCGCTCGCAGGAGCCATGGCAGCCGCCACCGCCGGACTCAGCCTCGCCGCC encodes the following:
- a CDS encoding RHS repeat-associated core domain-containing protein is translated as ALALLLAATTSSCFGGPSEPPSEAIHYHTDHLGSVALITSPQGKLLATHHYQPFGQTLTASSDPYGFSHKEHDPQTALSHFGARDYDPLLARWMTPDPILDSYLRGQPNGGVYNPRNLGLYTYSYNSPITLTDPDGQAPHIAFGAGAGGLMGGGVELFRQLMSEGRVDGRRLLAAAAAGALAGAMAAATAGLSLAAQTGSAALGGASAVLTEKIVRGEQATAGDLASGAAAGLAGLGLARGAGKLAGTVARPAAARGAPKALPAGKVVPNAGGRIISFVTQRERTFYRVFSGDSTRGTFLTSVKPSSSAFAREALALPPGNTATFVQKVVVPAGTRLQRSRALPAFGRRGGAEQFQLLDRIPNSSFGPGVPLP